The Pontibacter sp. SGAir0037 DNA segment TCCGCCCGATCCCCGCACTGACGGCCAGTAGCTAGTCCTTTGCTTACCTTGCCATTGAGCCAGCAGAAGGAGTCCTGGCTTATGATAGCTGCACCTGCTAGTGTTCTCTGCAATAACTTTGGATCGTTGTAGGCGTTGTGGCTTCTATTTGTACCTTGGATGTATTTGATAAATTCCTGTATCTGGTAGTTCTTTAATTCCTCTTCTGGTGTGTTGTAGTTGAAGCGGCTTGTGTTGTTGAAGCTGCCTAGATTTTCCGTGGTGTGGGCTTGCTTGCCTTCCTGCATTAGCAGGTTTAAGATCAGCATATTGTTAGTGCCAGTTGTAGAAAGGTTTGAATTTAAAAGCATGGCTTAAGTTTTTAGAAATTTGTTGCTGGTATTTGATTTGATAATTTGTTCAGTTTTTGCAGGGCTTGTTCCCGTGTCCAGGTGAAGCGCACCAGGGCAATACTGGCGGCTTCCCTTTCCGTTAATTGGCCTGACTGTTTTAAGTTCATCAGAGCCCCCCACAGGAGCGATTGTATGGCTTGTAGGGTCATAGTTGCTTTAGCACCTCGTCGATATCACGGGGAATGAATGTTATGGATAATCTCCAAAGGCAGATTCTTTTTGTATAGCCATTGTGGTAATACAGACCGCCGTTCTTTCCAATACTGAGTATGAGTGACATTACTTAAACCCCCTTCATGTTTTCAAGCTGAGCCATATATTGCTTTGTATCATGCAACCGCATTGCCTTTATGAAATTTTGGGCGTAAGTTTCATGCTTCTCCCTCTCTTCTGCCTTAAACTTGTCACGATAAATCCATTGCCCGTTTTGGTACACTACCACCTCGCGCATCTTCACACCGTTAAGCTTGTAGCTCTTGAAACTGGCTGTATATTGAGCTACTTCAATAGTGTGACAATAATTTGCCGCAATCTTCATAACTAACTTTTTGTTATATTAAAGAATACTTTGCTAACTTTGTTTGCTAATATGCAACAAATATATAAGCTTATACAATACAAATCAACAAAAAGTTTATTTATAACTAACATTCAAATATCTTTTGTTTTATATGACCGAACAAACCACATTTGGCAGCAGGCTCAAAGCCTTTCGAAAAGAAAAAAAACTAAGCGGTGAGGAGCTTGGAAATATTATTGGTGTGGGCCGTGGACAAGTGTCAAGCATTGAAAATGGCAAGGCATTGCCAACAATAGAGGGATGCGTTAGGCTTTGTTCTGTCTTTCCTCATCTTGATGCAAACTGGCTATTAACAGGTAGGGGAGCAATGTTTGTAAGTCAGAATAATAATGGCGAAGATTGCTGGCCTTTATTACAAGCTGAGAAAGATCAGCTACAGGCAGAACGGAAAAAAACCGAGGCATTAGAGGCTCTTCTTATAAAACATGGAATTATAAAATGAACCATCCATTAAACTTCTGGGGTATTACTCATTTTAAGCATGAAGCAGTAAAACGTTTTTTAGATAGCGGGGATGCAGTGGATGGTACCAAAGGTGGACTCTTAATTGGCCGGTCTCATGAGGAAGGAGGTATACCTATATTGATGCGATATAATGATGCCTATAAAGTTGTAGCAGAGATTGAAGGACAGGAGTATATCTTTAATGCCGCCGCATCAGCTCATTTCAGAGAAAGGCTGAAGATTCTTAATAATCCCAGCTATGACGGCCAGTGGACCACCATAGGCGAAACCATACCCGATCATGTAACTAAAATTGATTGCACTATTAACCCGAATACCTACAGCCAATTCGAAACTAAATACTTGGTACTCGATGGTAGGCACACGTACTTCGTAATAAACAAATACTCTACATGGAGGCACATGGAGCTCCTGGACC contains these protein-coding regions:
- a CDS encoding helix-turn-helix domain-containing protein; this translates as MTEQTTFGSRLKAFRKEKKLSGEELGNIIGVGRGQVSSIENGKALPTIEGCVRLCSVFPHLDANWLLTGRGAMFVSQNNNGEDCWPLLQAEKDQLQAERKKTEALEALLIKHGIIK